The genomic region AGAAGCCGAAGTTCAGGCGTGGAGCCATCAGCCCGTGGCGTTGGCCGTGGACATCCGCCGTACGACCGGCCGGGCCAGGCCGGCCGCGGCCAGGACGACGCCGATGATGTCGCTCATCGTGCCCGGGGCGATGAGCATGATGGCGGCAGCGAACACCACGATCCGCTCCACCACTTCGGTCCGGTCCTTGAAGTCGCCGACCAAGGCATAGGCACTGAGGATCACCCCCGCGGCCGCCGTTGCCGTGGTCAGAACGATATCCACGGGGTGGCCCCGCATCAGCAACGGCGTGCCGAAGACGAAGGCGTAGGGGAGGATATACACCGGCAACGAAATCAGCCCCGCGAAAAGACTCGTGCGCCAGAAGTCGCTGCCCGCGACGGTAGCCCCGGCGTAGGCGGCAAGGGCCACGGGCGGCGTTACCATGGACAGCATGCCGGAGAAAAAGATGAACAAGTGCGCGGCCATGGGCCACACGCCGACCTTGATCAGCACCGGCGCCACCATCAGCGCGAGAATGATGTACGCGATGCTGGTGGGCAGCCCCATGCCCAGGATCATGGAGGCGAACATGGTGAGGATCAGGATCAGCGTGAGGTCCCCGCCCGCCATGCCGATGACGAGGCCCGAGAAGCGCGTGGCCAGACCGGTCATCAGGATGGTGCCCATGATGATGCCGACGCATGCCACCGCGGTGCCGAGGGTGACGAAGTCCCGGCCGGTGCCCTCGAATACCTCGATGCCCTTCTTGACAGCGCTCCAGGCTCCGGCGGGGGCGGCTTTCGCGAACCCGCCCCGGTCCCGGAGAAACATGGAAATCGCGGCGATGCCCACCCCCAGCACCGCGATGACGGTCATCGCCCGCAGCACCGCCTGGACGGGTGACATGCGCAGGAGCAGCAGCACGATGAGCAGGCCGATGCCGGCGATGAACGTCAGCCCCTGGGGCTCGCGCACGACTTCCCGGATACTGGTCAGCTCACTCTTCGGCAACCCCGTCAGCCCGGAGCGCAGCGCGTAGAAGTAGACGCCCGCCAGCACGCCGATGAAGTACAACACCGCCGGGATGAGGGCGGCCTTGACGATCTGGAGATAGTCCACCGCCAGGAACTGCATCATCAGGAACGCCGCGGCCCCCATCACCGGCGGCATGAACTGGCCGCCGGTGGACGCGGCCGCCTCCACCGCTCCGGCCACGTGGGGCTGGAAGCCCACGCGTTTCATGAGCGGGATGGTGATGGAGCCCGTGACCATCACGTTGGCCACCGCGCTGCCGCTCACCGATCCCATCATGCCGCTGGAAACCACGGCCATCATGGCCGGGCCGCCGCGGTATCTTCCCACCAGGGAACGGGTGAACTCCATGATGAACGCCAGCGCCCCGGTGGCTTCCAGCAGCTTGCCGAACATCACGAACAGGAACACGAACTTGAAGGTAATGTAGGTGGCGACCCCGAAGACGCCGTTGCCGGACAGGTAGACGGTGGTGACGATGCGGTCCAGGTCAAAGCCGCCGTGTCCCCCCACCCACCGCGGCAGGTGCTGGCCGTAGAAGACGTACACCAGGAACACCGCCGCGGTGATGACCAGCGCCATGCCGACGATGCGCCGGGTGGCCTCGAGCACAACGATGACACAGATCACTCCCAGCACCAGGTCGGTCTGGGTAACCAGTCCCGACTTGAAGGCGATCTCCTCGTGCTCGATGAACACGTAGCCGAAGGTCGCCATACTGAGCGCCAGCCAGAAGAGGTCCACCGCCACCTGGAGGCGGCTCTCGCGTCCCGTCGCCTGCGTCAGGAAAACCAGGGCGAACAGAACGAGCAGGAAGAGGCTGCGTTCCTGAAGGGGAGGCAACGGACTGAAGGCGTTCCATACGGCGTACGCCGACAGTCCGATCGCCAGCAGCCGGGTGATGATCCGGCCTATGGCTTCCAGAGCCCTGCCTCCTTCCAATACATCACCGCTCCCGTCCTACTCTTTCCAGAGGCCGGCTTCCTTCCAGTAGCGCACGGCTCCCGGATGATAGGGGACCCCGATCTGGCTGGTCAGCACCGCCGGGTTGATCTGTGCGTACTTGAAGTAGCGCACGTCCTCCGCCAGCCTGTCCAGGTTCCCGTGAATCATCTTGAGAACCCGGTAGACCAGCTCCTCGTCGGCGTCCGCGCGGACCGTGAGAAAGGGACCGCCGATGTCGAAGGTCTCCACGGCCTTCTCGAAGGTGGGCGTGTTCGCGGGAATGGTTTGCCGCGTCATGTACGGGAACTGCTTGACCATCTTCTCCACCGCCTGAGGCTCCGGCGGCAGGTACCGCGCGCCCTTCTCGGCGTGCAGGCGCAACGCCGCGGGGATCGGGCTCAGCCCGGAGACCATGGTCGGCATGGCGACGATGTTGCCGTCGCCGAGCTGCGTGTAGAGGTCGCTCATTCCCGCGTACACGGGCTTGAAGTCCTTCTTGTAGGTCAGGCCGTGGGCCTTCATCAGGGGCACCATGAAGGCGTCCCAGGTCCGGCCGGTGCCCACGCCCACGCGTTGCCCCTTGAGGTCGGCGAACGAGTTGACGGAACTGCCGGGGAGCGTGTGAAGCGTGAAGGCGTTGGGGTAGAGCCCCATGACCAGGGCCAGGGGATGTTTCTTCTTGAACGTCAGGACGCCGTGGTACGCCGGGTACGAGTTGTTCGACGAGATGACGCCCATGAAGATCTGCTTGCGGTCGATAAGGCGTACGTTCTCGCGCGAGCCCTCGGTAACCGCCGCGGTGACCGGGATCTTCATCTTGTCTTCCAGCAGTTTGGCCACGCCGCCCGCCACAACGTAGAAGGCTCCGCCAATGCTGGCGCCGCCGATCTCCAGGCTCGACGGCATCTCGGCCGCGGTTGCCCGTTGCGGACCCGACGCCCACGCCATGGCCGCCACCGTGACCGCCACCAGCAACCCCTTGAGTCTCAAGCTTCTCATGAAAACCTCCTGAGTTGGTTGTTCCGTGGCGCACTGGTGACCGTTGACCACCAAGGCGCCGCCCGACGAATTCGCGTAAAATAGGATGGAACAACTACGCAGTCAAACGAAAAATCTCAGAACGGCCCCCCGCGATAGCCCATCACGACGATCTCGGTCTTGCGCGGCAGCGCCCCCTTGCTGATGATCAGGGTGCCCTCCGGCACGGTGCGCGTGGGGAAGCCCTCCGTGAAGATGCGCACACGTTCGAGATCGTCGCGGTAGTGCATGGGAATCGCGATCTTCGGCTTGAGCTGTTCAACCACGCCGCGGGCCGTCCAGGGCCCCATGGTGGTACGGCCGCCGATGGGCACCAGCGCCACGTCCACCTTGCCGAATTGCTTCAGTTGCTTGGCCGTGAGCCGGTGGGCAAGGTCTCCCAGGTGCGCGACGCACAGCCGGCCGAGATCGTAGACGAAGGCCGCGCCCTTGAAGAGGTCGCCGTCGGGACGGCTGACGTAGATGGGCACGCTGTAGATCAGCACGTCCTTGACGGTGGTGCGCACCTGGTTCCATTCGTACGCGTACGGGGTCTCCCGAAGGCCCCGGAGAATCAGCGGCCGGCCGCGCACGATGGGGATCCAGTTATGGTTCTGGTGCTCCCTGCCGATGGTGACAGCGTCCGCGGACACGTCCGGCGTGGGGTACCAGCCCGGCGCCAGCGGGTCCATGACCACGCGCGTGCCGCGGCTCGTGACGAGCTGGAAAAAGCTGTGGCCGAAGTAGTTCAGGGTAGCGTCCGGCGCGGCGGCGTAGGCGGGCCGGACGAAACGGCTGGCGAAACTCTCCTCCTTGCAGGCGGCGAAGAGCGCGCCGTGGCAGAACACGACGAGCAGGGTCAACGAAACGCAAACGGGGCGCGTTCTAAGCATCGTTTCAAGCCTTTGCGACTGCCGGGAACGCGCCATCTTCGCGCACTACTATCCGTTTGACAAGGCGCGTACCGTGCCCTACAAGTGGCCTTGCATGCAGGGCGGGGTGTCCGTCCGTGCGCAAGTGCAACGGCTGCTGGAGCCAAACCCGAGAGGAGGACCATCGGTATGAAGGCACTACACTGGACAGTCGCGATTCTCTTGTTGTGCGCATCGAGTGCATG from Deltaproteobacteria bacterium harbors:
- a CDS encoding MBL fold metallo-hydrolase, which encodes MLRTRPVCVSLTLLVVFCHGALFAACKEESFASRFVRPAYAAAPDATLNYFGHSFFQLVTSRGTRVVMDPLAPGWYPTPDVSADAVTIGREHQNHNWIPIVRGRPLILRGLRETPYAYEWNQVRTTVKDVLIYSVPIYVSRPDGDLFKGAAFVYDLGRLCVAHLGDLAHRLTAKQLKQFGKVDVALVPIGGRTTMGPWTARGVVEQLKPKIAIPMHYRDDLERVRIFTEGFPTRTVPEGTLIISKGALPRKTEIVVMGYRGGPF
- a CDS encoding TAXI family TRAP transporter solute-binding subunit, with translation MRSLRLKGLLVAVTVAAMAWASGPQRATAAEMPSSLEIGGASIGGAFYVVAGGVAKLLEDKMKIPVTAAVTEGSRENVRLIDRKQIFMGVISSNNSYPAYHGVLTFKKKHPLALVMGLYPNAFTLHTLPGSSVNSFADLKGQRVGVGTGRTWDAFMVPLMKAHGLTYKKDFKPVYAGMSDLYTQLGDGNIVAMPTMVSGLSPIPAALRLHAEKGARYLPPEPQAVEKMVKQFPYMTRQTIPANTPTFEKAVETFDIGGPFLTVRADADEELVYRVLKMIHGNLDRLAEDVRYFKYAQINPAVLTSQIGVPYHPGAVRYWKEAGLWKE
- a CDS encoding TRAP transporter fused permease subunit, with translation MEGGRALEAIGRIITRLLAIGLSAYAVWNAFSPLPPLQERSLFLLVLFALVFLTQATGRESRLQVAVDLFWLALSMATFGYVFIEHEEIAFKSGLVTQTDLVLGVICVIVVLEATRRIVGMALVITAAVFLVYVFYGQHLPRWVGGHGGFDLDRIVTTVYLSGNGVFGVATYITFKFVFLFVMFGKLLEATGALAFIMEFTRSLVGRYRGGPAMMAVVSSGMMGSVSGSAVANVMVTGSITIPLMKRVGFQPHVAGAVEAAASTGGQFMPPVMGAAAFLMMQFLAVDYLQIVKAALIPAVLYFIGVLAGVYFYALRSGLTGLPKSELTSIREVVREPQGLTFIAGIGLLIVLLLLRMSPVQAVLRAMTVIAVLGVGIAAISMFLRDRGGFAKAAPAGAWSAVKKGIEVFEGTGRDFVTLGTAVACVGIIMGTILMTGLATRFSGLVIGMAGGDLTLILILTMFASMILGMGLPTSIAYIILALMVAPVLIKVGVWPMAAHLFIFFSGMLSMVTPPVALAAYAGATVAGSDFWRTSLFAGLISLPVYILPYAFVFGTPLLMRGHPVDIVLTTATAAAGVILSAYALVGDFKDRTEVVERIVVFAAAIMLIAPGTMSDIIGVVLAAAGLARPVVRRMSTANATG